Within the Epinephelus lanceolatus isolate andai-2023 chromosome 22, ASM4190304v1, whole genome shotgun sequence genome, the region TAAAGCAATAATTATTCCCATCCCAAAATCAGTAACAGCAGACCCCAGAGTCCCCCTAAACTATAGAGGAATCAGCTTGCCCAGTACGGTTTACAAGCTCTATTCTGGCGTTTTAAATAAGAGACTCACTGATTACTTGGAGTTTAATAATGGGTTGGTGGATGAGCAGAATGgctttagaaaagaaaaagcttGTATCGatcatatttttgttatttcatCAGTCATAAGAGCAAGATTAGAGGAgggtaaaaatacatttgtttgctttgttgaTTTTAAAAAGGCATTCGATTGGATCCACAGAGACTTATTGGAGTATAAGTTACTCTGCTCTGGCATTCATGGTAAATTCTATAATGCCATTAAAGCTTTATACAAAGCCCCAGTCGCCTGTATTCAGTTAAATGATCGTAGAACTGGCTGGTTTCCCACACCTTATGGTGTAAAGCAAGGTGATGTGCTCTCGCCCACCCTGTTTGCTTTATATGTGAATGATCTGGCTCAGGAAATTAAGCAGGAAAATTTGGGAATTTCAATTGGAAATATTAATCTGAGTATTCTTTTATATGCTGATGATATTGCCCTGGTGGCCGAAAATGAGTCTAATCTTCAGAAAATGTTGAATATCATGGAGGGGTGGTGTAGTAAATGGAGACTCGCAATCAAtagggaaaaaacacagattataCATTTCAGGAGGAAATACGAGCAGCAGAGCAACTATGGATTTCTTTTTGGGTCAGTGAATTTGAGTTATACCCCCTCTTATAAATATTTAGGCTTTATTTTCAATTAATTTATGAATTTTTCAGAGGgaaggaaaatgttggcagacTCAGCAGGTAGAGCTCTGGGTGCCATACTAGGTAAACTGAAACTATGTCCTGATCTGGGTTTTGTTACTTACACTAAACTATATGACTCTATGGTTGCTTCTATCCACTTTTATGCAGCAGGAGTGTGGGGCGCTGAGGAGGCTACCGAATGCAAAATTATTCAGAATAGAGCTTTGAGGTGCTTCCTTGGGGTGCATAAGTACACTACTAAGTTAGCTATTGAAGGTGATACAGGTTGGGAAAGTTGTTTGGCAAGGCAGAGATGTGAGATGATCAGGCTGTGGAACCGCCTAACTCAACTGCCAGTGGAGAGGTTAACAAAAAGTATATTTAATTGGAATTAAGTACACAACCATGCATGGATCAGAGAGATATCTTCAATTTATTCACTCTTGGATTTAAATGCACAATTTATGAATAATTTACAGTGTAATTTAAAGGTGGTCAAACAGAAACTGTCATTGTTACACCAACAGCAATGGAAGGTGGATATTTGGAAAAAAGCAAAACTGAGAAATTATATTCAGATTAAAAGTGAGTATTCCACTGAACCTTatgtttcttttaatttaaagaaaggaCAGAGGTCCCTCTGTGCTCAACTAAGAGCGGGTGTTTTACCCTTGGCAGTTGAGGTAGGTAGGTATAAAGGTATTCCTGAAGAACAGCgattgtgtgtgctttgtgacCTAGGAGTTGTGGAGGAtgaatttcattttgtgtttcattgtCCACTTTATCATGGtttaagaaacattttatttgaaaagatACAGGTAAAGAATCCTGATTTGTTTTGGATATCTGAATGTTCTATATTATGTTGGCTGTTTAAGGAAGAAGTGTTTACTTTAAGTAAGTTTTTGGAGAAGGCATGGCAGCTACGAAGGAGAACTCTGTATCCGTAAGCCGCATTCCGAGTATATTGACTGTATCCTTTTTTGGCTGTCTTGGATTGtaatatgtgtattttaagcGAGTGTCTTGTAAGCCCGTGCGGGCTGGGCACCCTGGTGTGCAGGACACTTTAATAAATttgtaactaactaactaactaactaactaactaactaactaactgtactttacttgagtatttctatttcctgctactttatatttctactcTACAACATCTCAGAGGTTCATATTGTACATTCATACCACACTGCATTTGTTTAACAGCTGGAGTAACTTCGCTGATTCATattaacaatacaaaatatgttaagaaaataaacaatgatAATCATTTAAGAATGGTAATGaaaagctaacgacaccacagaagctaaggacaccagagaagctaacgacaacagagaagctaacgacatcAGAGAAGCTAACGCGGCGTATAAACGTCGACAAAttgaatatttattgaacaaacctgcagttatattattaataatgaacttgtaatgtttaatgaacaaacctgctctgtgtaaccgAAGCTGAGGGTTGGACACAGCGTCCAGTAGTTTACGTTGtcgctcgttctcctcttttgatcgacaaagttcctcctcgtactctgctatcgttctttcaaacagcccaaatatctcttcagcagccgcagttagtcgctgcttcaccaacgatctcagcatttggactttagacatgttcacactttaaaaacacaacagagacTCTGCTAACACACCTTTCTACCAGACGCCATCTTGTTCAGTGTGACGTTCGCAACAGTGAAGAGTACAGCTTCCGGTAGAGATGAACTCATGGGCTTCAAAATACAAGTCCAGAAGTGTTACATGGAATTGCGGGCTCACTCAGAAAAACATGCAGGAGGATAAATGATGAAAATACACTTATTCGAAAGAATGACTTTTATTGAACTGTTCCAGTTgatttttagtttaatttattcGATTTCACatatgcaatttaaaaaaagtagtACATGAGCAACAGAAACATGATGGAGAGATGCAAAAAAATCCTTGGAGTGACTTTATCGAGGCACTTTCCAGCGTATACCCTAATCAATTAGTTAACTCAGTAAAATACTACAAAGTGGAAAAAGAGAGACTGATAAAATCCACACGGACCATGTACATAATAACACAAAATTAAGATCACTAAATATTCGTAGACAGTTTAGACAGGCAATCCATAAGTATAATATCAGAATGGTTCCATCCagcctttaaaggggaactaatgttttttgcAACCTGGGCCcgattttccgatctacttttgtctaattgagtgataggatgttcaatatttgacatttctccagtacgaagctagggctgacctgcctgcagcccgggagcgcgcgctatattaaataatagggcactcagactgCGTCAAAtgagggagcagtgttacttgGGTAGCACAcatactaaaattgcaacaggcagaggaacatgtccgaatccagctaaaggtaaacacaggcgttcatttctcctttccgttatgttgtcggataattacactaacaatccgagcctatctgtgtgaaaaaaatacattttacgtggatgtattttgacgttgtttgacgctgtctgagtgccctgttatttttgaacatcctatcacacAAATGAGACAGTGTGTTAACATACAGGTCCTTGTAGGACAGGGACATTcaatgaaacaaaaatattaaaaccctaCATTAGGTTTTCCCCTTTACACATATATGGTCACTATAACAGTGCAAACAAAAtgggacagaaaaaaacacacacacacaaaaaacggaaaaacaaacaaaaaatggcgGTTAATAGAATGCTTCTGTAAAGATATAGGATCATGAGTCCATACAAATATCATTGCCGTACAATCCAGTGAGTAAAGGATGAGGAAACAAAGTTACGCAGAGGGTGCACTTATTCTACTCCAGGTTCATTCAACAGATGAGATAGATCATTGTTTTTAGTATATTGGATAAATCGACCCcacacttttttaaatgtctccTGTTTGTCCttaagaatgtaaaaaaaaatttccagAAGTAAGCAAGAAGATAATTCCCTAAACCAAATGGCAATACCTGGCTTACTCGTACTTTTCCATGTTTGAGCTATTGTCCTCTTTCCTtgaaaaaacatatgtttaaatagattttttccttaccttttaaattatgtaCATCTGGGTAGAGGCCAAGTAGAAAGAGTTTGGGCTCTAGCTCTAATCTGACTGAGAGGATGTCCTGCACATTTAATCGATCCTCTTCCCGAAACTCCCCCATTCTTGGGCACTGCCATAGGCAGTGAAAAATAGTGCCCTTATTTACACCACACCTATTGCAAGTGGCCGGAATATTCACATTAAATTTGTTAAATTTTTCTGGAGTGATATACACCCTCATCAGCCAGTTATATTGTAGGAGTTTTAAGCGTGTATTACCCATCCCTGTCTGGGCTGCTTTACATGCGCTGCGCCACTGTTCCAGTGTTAATTCCTCCTGTAGATCTAATTTCCATACATTAAACTTAGAGTCAGAGACTCAGTTGAGGAGGCTTTCAGTAAATCATAAAATTCAGAGATGATGCCTTTTCCGAAAGGGTTTTTTAGAAGAGTTTTCTCCAATAGGGTCAGGGACGGACAggacatgtatttattttgatttgctCTAATAAAACTCCTTAGCTGAAGgtatttgaaaaaatgtttgcGAGGGATATTGTATTTCCTAATCAGCTCCTCAAATGTTAAGATATTCCCATTCTTACcataaatgtcttttatttgtttttcgcTTCTATCCGCCCACATTTTAAAACCTGCATCTGCTTTTCCTGGACTGAAAAAGTTATTACTCCAGATTGGGCTGAAACAGGAAAGGGAGGGGGAAtcttttagatatttcctgaCTTCTTGCCAGACTCCTATCATGTTTTGGACTATAGGATTAGTGGagaactttttgagtttttTAGGTTCATCTGAGTATAGGTAAGTGGGAAATGGGAGCTTTAGGCAGTGTGAATCAATATCCCTTCATGGTAGGGATCCATCTGTGGTGAAATAAAACATAAGCGTCCTTAGCTGGACTGACCAGTAGTACCATAGCATATTAGGGCACTGTAGCCCTCCTCTTCATAGGGTAAGTATAGAAGAGATAAACGAAGCCTGGGGAGCTTATTGTTCCATAAGAAGTTATTGAATAGATTTTTCATTCTGGGGAAAAAGTTTGGAGGAGGTAGCAGGGGGaaattttgaaataaataaaggagtTTGGGGAGTATGTTAATTTTGAGTATGTTGATTCTACCTATGAGAGAGACGTGGAGGCTAGACCATCTTTCGACAGTTTTAGAAATGGATGTAGTCACTGGGCTATAATTAACATTCACTATATTTTCTAGTTTAGGGGTGATTTTGATACCCAGGTAAGTAAAAGAATCCACTATTTTAAAATGGCGAGCAGAGATAGGTGGATTAGTCCTCTCCTCTGAGTTGAGAAGCATTATGGAGGATTTtgaattattaattttataGCCTGAGATTTTGCCAAATAACTTAATTAAGTCTAGGAGGGATGGGATAGATCTGTCCAATTTtctaggaaaaaaaatatatcgtCAGCGTAAAGAGCTATTCGATGGTCAATTTCTCCTGTCCTTATACCTGTAATCATGTTATGCTCTCTCACAGCAATTGCGAATGGTTCGATTGCAATTATGAATAGTAGGGGGGATAGAGGACAGCCCTGTCTACAGTCTCTATTGATCATTATTGGTTTTGAAATATTGTTGTTGGTAATCATTTCTGCATAGGGATCATTGTACAAAAGTTTAACCCAGTTATAAAAACCCTCCCCCAGGCCAAAGCGTCCAATAATTTCAAATAAATAAGTCCATTCCAATCTGTCAAACACCTTCTCAGCATCTAGTGCTAAGAAGGCTGTATCTGACGCTCCCCTCTGGTCATGCAAGATGTTCAAGACCCTTCTCACGTTGTGGAAACCCTGGCGGCCACCTGGTAATATAGACTCCAATCTTTTGGCCAAAATTTTGCAGAGTATTTTCAGGTCCGAGTTCAAAAGGCTGATCGGCCTCATGGTTTCGGATTTATCGTTGGCTTTACTGTGCTTTGGGAGTAGAGTAATCAGGGCACCCCTCAAGGAGGGAGGGAGTATCCCCTTTTGAAGAgactctgaaaacatttcaagGAGGGGTGTTCTAAGTTTTGATTCAAATTTTATATAAACTTCGATGGGTAGGCCATCTGGACCTGCTGCTTTTCCAGAATTCATGCATCTTAACGCTGCCGAGATCTCTTCCAATGTCAAGTTTGCCCCCAGCGATGACCTTTCACATTCCTCTATTTGGGGGAAACTAAGTTTGTTTAGGAATGAATATGAGCTATGATCCATTAGCCCTACATTTATTTCAGAGCTGTAGAGTCTTTCATAAAAGTCTCTGAATTTGCCATTTATGGAGACAGGATCTACGATGAGTTCCTCCTTATCATTTTTAAGAATGGTGATAGACCTTTCAGTTGTCTGTAAGATGCTGTCTTATACGCCAAGCTAGAATTTTCCCCGTTTTTCCCCCTTGATCAAAAATGCATTGTTTCAGTTATAATAGGTTAGCAGCAGCTTTGGATGCTGCAATTTCGTTGTATTGTGCTCTCAAAAGTAATAGATCCTGATGAATCTTAGGACATGGGTTTCTGAAATAAATATCCTACATCATCGTATTCCTTTCCTTATTCCCATGTTACGAAGCTTCTGTCTCATGGAGTCGAAAGCCTTATGCTTCTTATGCATCCTGGCTGCCAGGTCAGGATAAAACCGTATTGCTCTGTCCTCGTAGAATATCTCCTTTTTGTTCCGAAGCTCCTTCAGGACCATCACTTTGTCTCTGTAATTAAAGTTCTTGGAGGTGTGGCCGGGTCTTTTCTCGGTCTGACTCGATGAGCCCTTTCAATGGTTAGCTTCATACTTAGGGAAGTTATGCCCAGAGCCTCCGGGATCAAAGCCTCGAGGAAAGAGCAGGCATCATTGCCCTCCGCGCCCTCTGGGAGGTTTAAAAGCCTCGATCTTGTCCtccatttctttgtttttattttcgaGGCTACGGACCTTTGCTACTAGGCTAATGACAGTGTCCTCTGCCTCGGAGATGCGAGTCTCTGCGCCCTGAACTCGTTCCAAGCATTCACCGACTTCTTTCCTCATTCCTTCAATTGCCGTCAATCCTCCATCAAATCTGCTGCAGAAGTcagtttttaaatctttgaTGGCTTCAAGAATTGGCTGGGGGTTGGCATTCTCATCTGTCATCTCACTAGCTTCCTCCGCCATTGCACTAGCATTAGCTGTAGCATCTCCACTCGGTTTGGCCGGAGTGAATTCAATTTTAGATTGAGAGGATTTGCCACGGCCTTTACCCTGCTTGCCAAGCGTAGACGTAGTCTCCGGATGACATCATATGCTTACGTGGATattgatgacgtcatcgcagACTGAATCACCGTGACTTTGATCTAAACCTTACAGGTAGAAACTGCAAACTGTTGTGAATTGCAGTGATATGTTAATTCAGCaaacctgtttatttctgttattttcAGCCATGACTGAAACATTTAAAGATGTATAGTTTAACACCATGGTTCAcactgtctcacctgtctgctgtgcttattttatgtcctGAGTTGCTTTATTACTTCCCTTGTTTTCactcgcctctgcagcagctgctcctctcatccatcaatcagatcagctctgattggagCTCTTGATCAGTTATCCACCCCATGACTCATACTACTGCTGCTaaggaaaaacacaacaaatgtatgagatctcatgtgagAACTCTAGAACTTGACTTCGACCAAATCTCTTTCCACACTCACAGCAACTAAATGGTTTCGctcctgtatgagatctcatgtgtttcTTCAGATCTCCACTttgaccaaatcttttcccCACACtcagcagctaaatggtttctctcttGTATGAGATCTCGTGTACCTTCAGACCGCCAGTCTTactacatttttttctccaaattaGTGCAACTAAATGTTTTAACTCCTACATGAGTTCTCATGTGTACCCTAAGAGTTTGTATGTAACCGGATGTTTTCCCACATTCAAAgtagctaaatggtttctctcctgaaTGAGATCTCATGTGCTCCTTTAGAACTCCACTAcgaccaaatcttttcccacactcagagcagctaaatcgTTTCTCACCAACAACCAAATCACTGACAGAGACTTGATCATTTTTCAGAGACTTTGaacctgactgaggttctctggtctccgtccaatcatcactgtcatcagtctcTGGTTCAGAAGACTCTCCAGTCttgtcatcagtctcaggttgtaaatgtgtatctggatctgagttcctggctggttctgctcctccacagtcctctccttctccttctgtttccatctgttcagtgtgtctttgatgaagctgtgaggactgaggtttctcttcatcatcttcactcttcacagggacaggagtggatgtgaacttggtgatatcatcctcctccagcccttgaagctgctctccctcctgactgatccagagttcctcctgttcctctttaatgtgtggaggctctgggtcctcctggtccacactggagctccactcctgctgctcagggggaacctcttctttaaccaccaacagTTGCTGGACGTCTGCAGggaacaggaaacacacacacacacacacacacacacacacacacacagctcaaaaACTGCACAGTGTTCactcagctgtgtgtgtaaCTTTCATAGCAGTCATTaatagtgctgcacgatttgataaaaatgtgtgattgcgattatggtggacaatattgcgattgcgattacaatataatacaaaaaatggtatcattagtcttcttgcttgattcagtgtttcccctacattatatctggggggcactgacctgacctgacctgacatagtttttgttatggacagtgtgttaataaccatcaacagacagagcacagtcaaacacgctgctcacacagcagcgcagcacggaactgtacacacagctgACCGAGACTGTAttgtgttcaggcgttgtctcgtaaatgacaaattccagcacgccatagcacaacacagcagcatgtcaagtgggccgaacctgagcaaagttgctcagtttttcatttgttattatatagtttgttatggagtctGTGATTTCCCCGTGACGcttacaaatgtttgcgtaactgtgcttggatgttgttgtATGAGGCTCTGGGGGCGTTCAGTTGTCTCCTTGTCTTTCACGTTACTCGGCTTgactttctctcgcatgcattcTTCCTACTTTcccctgtgctgtctcaagtgctgatatagattggttgtgttgccgcgggacgtggcaactttaacttttaaactttttcacagcgcgtctttctgttcaacgtcacCGTACcggaatccaaagtatcgccatataATAGACGTGGCgttttttttcgccaccaactcagcctgttcacggtcatgctcatgctcttctttaGCGTCTAtattggtcactgctgcacgccggctggtcacctgaccatacttgctgcacacaccaggatagttTATGGGCGTAATGTCAACAAAGTccacacacactacaggagaggcagtcacgttcacaggcacacaccttaacatttatttacattaaatcgcaaatcgcagccttttgtgcggttatgtaatcgtacagcctgacatcgcgattgcgattagattaatcatgCAGCACTAGTCATTAACATGTACTGTTACTCTTGTCATGTCTGGAGGCTACAGTGTGGCTCTTTATTTGCTCAGGCTTAAGTGAACAATGTGAGAATGATTGTCCATAGGATGCGAGAGTTTGCCATGCGTCAAGTTTTATTACTGGCAGCCTGTGTAAATAAAATGCCGGTAATGGCACAGTATGCGCTGcctgacaaaacaacacaatgtagATAACATTATGGACCATCGttctttcaaacagcccaaatatttcttcagcagctgcagttagTCTCTGCTTCACCAACGATCTCAGCATTTGGACTTTAGACATGTTCACACttcacaacaacaaagagactctGCTAACACACCTTTCTACCAGACGCCATCTTGTTCAAACAGTGAGATGTTGCCAACAGTAAAGAGTACAGCTTCCGGTAAAGATGAGCTCAtgggcttcaaaataaaagtccaaaagtGTTACATGGAATTGCGGCcttactcagaaaaacacagtCAGGAGGATAAATGATGAAAATACACTTATTCGAAAGAATGACTTTTATTGAACTGTTCCAGTTGATTTTTAGTTTTGTTCATATGATTTTAtatatgcagaaaaaaaaagtagttcATGTAGTACACACGCGTTTTATTAAATCATGCGTGCATTTCATCAAAACATGTTTGCCTGGCTGTCACTCCCACGAACTTCAGCAAGAGGACAGATTACATCTGTTTACACGAAAAGGCAGACAATATGATGAGACAATGGAACGTGACTGTTGTGACGACCCCTCCGCTCCACTAGTTGTCCCTGCCCTTAGCTGCTGTTCTTTCTCTTGCAGGACTCCGCAGGGCGGAGGGTCATCAGCCCGGTGAGCAACACCCGGGCCcggtgtgtgtctctgtcaaaAGCTCCCTCCTGCCTGTCTTCAGTCTCTCTCTGGTCTGATCGGAGCATGGgcacggctgctgctgctgttttcttcttttgtttgctCCACACGTTTCCACACATGCTTACACTACTGACTACTTAAGAGCTACAAATGTGATGTCGTAAAACGGACGTCGACTTAGACGTTTTGGCCCATTCGGCGTTCCATAGTACATGGCCATAGTAAGTCACGCTTGTGTTGTCACGCCATCTTGTTCAAACAATGTGACGTTCGCAGCAGTAAAGAGTACAGATTCTGGTAGAGATGAGCTCATGATAATAAATCGCAtgagcattttaataaaacacGTGCGTTTTATAAAACATGTCTGCAAATTATAAAGCACATGcgcattttaaaaagaaaaataataacatatgCATGTCACCTCCTGGTCTCCGTTGGAACATGATGGAGATTTTCAAGACCTAAccatgctgtcagacagccctttacTGATGCAGTTACATGATGCTCTCCTAAAGgcaaccagactccactgacagaatcaggaattttacctcacagaacacaatGAGTCTCTGGTCTTCAGCTGCCCTTCGATTGgacagttagtttgtgttgttgtgtgacttttggaACCAACCTAACCATGCCTGTTCTCttttctgcttctccaaactgggagagtaAAGCTGATAACACACAATTCCAAATGAAGGCTGAGTCATGAAGATCGCTCAGCgatgtttacattttcttttttttttaataaatttacaaaaatgtctgaaaaaatgttttcaattaCTCATATTGGATATTTTCTGCAGATTCTTCTATCTTCTAATCTATGTTCACATCAGTTTTAGAATTTAGCAGTCAGAGTAGCTCTCCTGCTCTGGATCCAAGTACAGGAGAGAACCACAGTGCTGCATGCCCTGCCCTGACAAGCAGCAAAAGTCCAGTCACCACCGGATAACAGGTTTTGACCCAGCTTGGCTGTCAGAGGGGAAATACTCCCCCTGGCTGTACAAGACTGATCTTGGtaaataagtaagtaagtaaatacatacatttaaaaacatataaaacataaatgttTGGGTCTGTGTCAgtcatttatctttttaaaatattattacaaatagattatttttttctcagactgaACAGCTGCATCACTTTTTTCTCTCATGAATTttcatgtgtgcatgtaaatatcCATTTTGTGTAAATGATtccccacactcagagcagctaaatggtttctctcctgtatgagttctcatgtgtttCTTCAAAACTCCACTGtaaccaaatcttttcccacacttggagcagctaaatggtttctctcctgtatgagatctcatgtgttcCTTCAGAGCTCCATTGgaaccaaatcttttcccacattcggagcagctaaatggtttctctcctgtatgagttctcatgtgtgtCTTCAGAGCTCCATTGGAACctaatcttttcccacactctgaacagctaaatggtttctctcctgtatgagttctcatgtgtaCCTTCAGATTTTCACTTTGACCACATGTTTTCCCACACACagaacagctaaatggtttctctcctgtatgagttctcatgtgtaCCTTCAGATGTTCATTTCGACCATATTTTTTCCCACACACagaacagctaaatggtttctctcctgtatgagttctcatgtgtaCCTTCAAATGTTGACTTCGACCATattttttcccacactcagaacaGCAAAATCGTTTCTCTCCTgaatgagatctcatgtgtctCTTCAGATCTCCATTGtaaccaaatcttttcccacacttaaaacagctaaatggtttctcacAAACAATCAAATCACTGACAGGGACTTCATCATTTTTCAGACAGTTTAAACCTGACTGAAGTTCTCTGGTCTCCGTccaatcatcactgtcatcagccTCAGGTTGTAAATGTAtatctggatctgagttcctggctggttctgctcctccacagtcctctccctctgcttctgtttccatctgttcagtgtgtctttgatgaagctgtgaggactgaggtttgtcttcatcatcttcactattcacagggacaggagtggatgtgaacttggtgatatcatcctcctccagcccttgaagctgctctccctcctgactgatccagagatccaccaacagctgctggacatctgcaggaaacagtatacacacacacacacacacacacacacacacacgcacacacgcacgcatgcacatgcacacgcacacgcacacgcacacgcgcacacacacacacacacacacacgttacagAGAAATGTTGTCGTTTATTCACATCACAGCTCAAAAACTCCTTATTGAACTTCTACAGATCTCTGAGCATCAAACAGCTTCACAGTGTTCACTCAGCTGTGTCAGAGTGAGTGAGGTTGAGGTGAGCTTTAATTTCATAGCAGTCATTAATATGTACTGTTACTCTTGTCATGTCTGGAGGCTACAGTGTGGCTCTTTATTTGCTCAAACTAAAGTGAATTATGTGAGAATGATTGTCCATAGGATGGGAGAGTTTGCTGTGAGTCAAGTTTGATTACTGGCAGCCGGAGTAAATAAGATGCTGTTAGTACATCAACTCAAGTACTACTGCAGTACAAATTTGTGGTTCTTTTACTTCACTCGAGAATTTCGAAAAGGTGTATGAGAGTGAGGCAGAGCCGATTAGGACTGGGTATTGCcactgattttgattttttgattCGATTTCGATTCAAGGGGTCTCGATCCAATATCGATTTGACTCGA harbors:
- the LOC117245941 gene encoding uncharacterized protein LOC117245941 isoform X1, translating into MSKVQMLRSLVKQRLTAAAEEIFGLFERTIAEYEEELCRSKEENERQQKLLDAVFNPQLRLHRADVQQLLVVKEEVPPEQQEWSSSVDQEDPEPPHIKEEQEELWISQEGEQLQGLEEDYITKFTSTPVLVKSEDDEEKPQSSQLHQRHTEQMETEAEGEDCGGAEPARNSDPDTHLQLETYDSDDWTETREPQSDVQQLLVDLWISQEGEQLQGLEEDDITKFTSTPVPVNSEDDEDKPQSSQLHQRHTEQMETEAEGEDCGGAEPARNSDPDIHLQPEADDSDDWTETRELQSGLNCLKNDEVPVSDLIVCEKPFSCFKCGKRFGYNGDLKRHMRSHSGEKRFCCSECGKKYGRSQHLKVHMRTHTGEKPFSCSVCGKKYGRNEHLKVHMRTHTGEKPFSCSVCGKTCGQSENLKVHMRTHTGEKPFSCSECGKRLGSNGALKTHMRTHTGEKPFSCSECGKRFGSNGALKEHMRSHTGEKPFSCSKCGKRFGYSGVLKKHMRTHTGEKPFSCSECGESFTQNGYLHAHMKIHERKK